In Gaiellales bacterium, the genomic window GCATGTCGTCCCCAAGGCGCGCCGCCGCGTCGTCGCCCGCCCGCACAGCATCGCGCCACTGGTGCGCGGCGGCCCACACGTTTGCCGGCCCGAAGGGCACCCGCAGCAGCGACAGGGCCACATCGCGGCCGTCTCGCACGACATGGACGATCCTCGCGTCGGGGAAGACGCTGCGGATCTCGTCGATGTGCGCGACGTAGTAGGGCGTCTTGTCGCCCCAGCGGGGCTTCCCGTGCCCGGCGGCGTAGGCCCGGTACGGGGCCTCGAGCGCGGCGCGGTATGCGGCGGCTCCCCGCCGCCCCTCGCGCCGCGGAGGCGCCCCCTCGAGCCGCCATTCACGGACCTTCGGGTGTCGCCAGACCGCCCGGGCCAGCCGGTCGAACTGCTCGTCGGTGTCCAGGTCGCCGAAGCGGGAGCGGATCGCCGCCATGTCGACCACGATCATCGACTCCGTGGGGATCGCCACGTCGGGGCTCCGGTCGAGGATCAGCCGCAGCATCGTCGTGCCCGAGCGGTCACAGGCGACGATGAAGAACGGCGGCGCGGCCATCAGCCGCGCGAGCGCAGCAGGTAGAGATGCCGGGGCGCTGCGATCACCAGGCGGTTGGTGCCGGCCGTCGCCACGGTCGAGTACCAGCCGTCGTGGAAATGCCACACCTTCTTGCCGGTGCGCGGCTCGAAGGCCCACGTGTTCCCGGTGTAGGAGCCGGGGCCGTGCGATGAGACGTACACGTAGTTCCCGATCACCGTGGGCGACGAGGTGGTGCGGTACGGGAGACGGGTCTCCCAGCGGACATCGCCCGTCCGCGCGTCGAGCGCCTGGAACAGCCCGTTGTAGCTCGACTCGAACACCAGCCCGTCCCATACGGCCGGGCTCCCGTAGACCCAGCCGTCCATGGTGT contains:
- a CDS encoding sulfotransferase, encoding MAAPPFFIVACDRSGTTMLRLILDRSPDVAIPTESMIVVDMAAIRSRFGDLDTDEQFDRLARAVWRHPKVREWRLEGAPPRREGRRGAAAYRAALEAPYRAYAAGHGKPRWGDKTPYYVAHIDEIRSVFPDARIVHVVRDGRDVALSLLRVPFGPANVWAAAHQWRDAVRAGDDAAARLGDDMLTIRYEDLVAAPAAIAPVICAFLGIAYDDGMLAVEETPPDRLAAGQEAWFTELYAGITGASVGKWRRQMRPSDVALFESVAGAELRRHGYETGAGGTPPRVPAAAWQAHNWAVKLWHFTLLHVWRERGREVPYLIRRRLGRRAVR